One window from the genome of Spiractinospora alimapuensis encodes:
- the prcA gene encoding proteasome subunit alpha produces MPFYVSPEQQMKDKADYARKGIARGRSAAVLRYDGGILLVADNMSRTLHKISEIYDRIAFAAVGRYNEFENLRQAGVQFADGRGYAYDRRDVTGRALANAYAQTLGMVFSESLKPYEVEIVVAELGETAEDDQLYRISFDGSVYDEGDYVAIGGQVEEVSRVLKERYNPGSSLATALGAAMQALARDEGERRELEASSLEVAILDRAREHRTFRRVHGARLERLIEESRGAAGANGDTSGESASGDDTENAAPENPDSDTTKGGE; encoded by the coding sequence ATGCCGTTCTACGTCTCGCCCGAGCAGCAGATGAAGGACAAGGCGGACTACGCGCGCAAGGGCATCGCGCGCGGCCGCAGCGCCGCCGTGCTGCGCTACGACGGCGGGATCCTGCTCGTCGCGGACAACATGTCCCGCACGTTGCACAAGATCAGCGAGATCTACGACCGGATCGCCTTCGCCGCGGTGGGGCGGTACAACGAGTTCGAGAACCTGCGCCAGGCGGGCGTCCAGTTCGCCGACGGCCGTGGCTACGCCTACGACCGCCGCGACGTGACCGGACGCGCCCTGGCCAACGCCTACGCCCAGACGCTGGGCATGGTGTTCAGCGAGAGCCTGAAGCCCTACGAGGTGGAGATCGTCGTCGCCGAACTCGGCGAGACCGCCGAGGACGACCAGCTCTACCGGATCAGCTTCGACGGATCGGTGTACGACGAGGGCGACTACGTCGCCATCGGCGGCCAGGTCGAGGAGGTCAGCCGGGTCCTCAAGGAGCGGTACAACCCCGGCTCCTCGCTGGCCACCGCGCTCGGGGCGGCGATGCAGGCGCTGGCGCGGGACGAGGGGGAGCGCCGCGAGCTGGAGGCCTCCAGCCTGGAGGTCGCGATCCTGGACCGCGCGCGTGAGCACCGCACCTTCCGGCGGGTGCACGGTGCCCGACTGGAGCGACTCATCGAGGAGAGCCGCGGCGCGGCGGGTGCGAACGGTGACACCTCCGGCGAGTCCGCCAGCGGGGACGACACCGAAAACGCCGCGCCCGAAAACCCGGATTCGGACACGACAAAGGGCGGAGAGTAG
- a CDS encoding DUF3866 family protein codes for MIDWRAGIVVGPGRTWHGAIELEVLLESDGGSPETDGSRCAALAYPRLVGRPRPGDRVLLNTNAVRRGLGTGGYALVVALPGGPPRDLEGPGHLVKARYTPLQACVLGVEEPDSPHYATLCDADDLEGTPVVVADLHSALPAIVAGAREGRDGPWVVYVMLDGGALPVWFSRIVATLRAEGLLAATVTTGQAFGGELEATTVHMGLLAARHVLHADVIVAIQGPGNLGTSTRWGFSGVAAGEVVNAAACLGGRPVATLRISSADPRARHQAVSHHSLTAYGRVALAQADVVVPDLSGTPGVAAEFARQVRAQAEVLAPRHRLVEVSTSGLDTALASLPVELSTMGRDLDTERAYFLAAAAAGRHAASLVGAS; via the coding sequence ATGATCGACTGGCGTGCCGGCATCGTGGTGGGTCCGGGCCGGACATGGCACGGCGCGATCGAGCTCGAGGTGCTGCTCGAGTCGGACGGGGGGTCTCCCGAGACGGACGGTTCGCGGTGCGCCGCCCTTGCCTATCCCCGACTCGTGGGACGTCCCCGACCGGGCGATCGGGTCCTGCTCAACACTAACGCGGTGCGGCGGGGCCTGGGCACCGGTGGCTACGCGCTCGTGGTGGCGCTTCCCGGGGGGCCGCCACGTGACCTCGAGGGCCCCGGGCACCTCGTGAAGGCGCGGTACACCCCGTTGCAGGCCTGTGTCCTGGGTGTGGAGGAGCCCGACTCGCCGCACTACGCGACGTTGTGCGACGCGGACGACCTCGAGGGAACGCCGGTCGTGGTCGCGGATCTGCACTCGGCGCTGCCCGCGATCGTCGCCGGGGCGCGGGAGGGCCGGGACGGACCATGGGTGGTGTACGTGATGCTCGACGGAGGGGCCCTGCCCGTCTGGTTCTCGCGGATCGTCGCTACCCTGCGTGCGGAGGGCCTGCTCGCGGCGACGGTGACGACGGGACAGGCGTTCGGTGGGGAACTCGAGGCCACGACCGTCCACATGGGGTTGTTGGCGGCCCGGCACGTCCTTCACGCCGACGTCATCGTGGCGATCCAGGGGCCGGGCAACCTCGGCACCTCGACCCGATGGGGGTTCTCCGGTGTCGCCGCGGGAGAGGTGGTCAACGCGGCGGCCTGCCTGGGGGGCCGTCCCGTCGCCACCCTACGGATCAGCTCCGCGGATCCCCGCGCACGGCACCAGGCGGTGTCCCACCACAGCCTGACCGCCTACGGTCGGGTGGCGCTCGCCCAAGCCGACGTCGTCGTCCCTGACCTGTCCGGCACGCCGGGCGTGGCGGCGGAGTTCGCGCGCCAGGTCCGCGCCCAGGCGGAGGTGTTGGCGCCGCGCCACCGGTTGGTGGAGGTGTCGACGTCCGGCCTGGATACGGCGTTGGCGTCCCTGCCGGTCGAGCTGAGCACGATGGGGCGGGACCTCGACACCGAACGGGCGTACTTCCTCGCGGCGGCCGCCGCCGGGCGGCACGCCGCGAGTCTGGTCGGGGCCTCGTAG
- the tatC gene encoding twin-arginine translocase subunit TatC — translation MPLMEHLRELRNRVFKALLGMAVGVAVGFLVFEPVWEFLQRPYCALPQSAQMDSEGCQLIFTGVFDAFFLQLKVAVMVGILVSAPVWIYQLWAFVTPALRGREKLYTVYFMLPAVLLFAVGAALAYYISSLALEVMFSFAPEGAEALITISNYLNYMLTMILAFGLSFVLPLLVVALNLMGVLRHATIAKWRRVVVFVAFVLAAVVTPAEPVSMLVLGGSMVLLFEVAELIAFLNDRRRRVADPLSELDDDEISPLDEDGDVAAVSDSVPPNGPPR, via the coding sequence ATGCCGCTGATGGAGCATCTGCGGGAGCTGCGCAACCGGGTGTTCAAGGCCCTTCTCGGCATGGCCGTGGGGGTTGCCGTCGGGTTCCTGGTGTTCGAGCCGGTGTGGGAGTTCCTGCAGCGCCCCTACTGCGCGCTGCCCCAGTCCGCCCAGATGGACTCCGAGGGATGCCAGCTCATCTTCACCGGTGTCTTCGACGCGTTCTTCCTCCAACTGAAGGTCGCCGTGATGGTCGGGATCCTGGTCTCGGCCCCGGTGTGGATCTACCAGCTCTGGGCGTTCGTGACCCCGGCCCTGCGCGGCCGGGAGAAGCTGTACACGGTGTACTTCATGCTGCCGGCCGTCCTCCTATTCGCGGTCGGCGCGGCGCTCGCCTACTACATCTCCTCCCTCGCCCTGGAGGTCATGTTCTCCTTCGCGCCCGAGGGCGCCGAGGCGCTGATCACGATCAGCAACTACCTCAACTACATGCTCACGATGATCCTCGCGTTCGGGCTCTCGTTCGTGCTGCCCCTGCTGGTCGTGGCCCTCAACCTGATGGGCGTGCTGCGCCACGCGACGATCGCGAAGTGGCGGCGCGTCGTCGTCTTCGTCGCGTTCGTGCTCGCCGCGGTGGTGACCCCCGCGGAGCCGGTGTCCATGCTGGTGCTCGGCGGGAGCATGGTGCTGCTGTTCGAGGTCGCCGAACTCATCGCGTTCCTCAACGACCGGCGGCGTCGGGTCGCCGACCCGCTCTCGGAGCTCGACGACGACGAGATCTCCCCCCTGGACGAGGATGGGGACGTCGCCGCGGTGTCGGACTCGGTCCCGCCCAACGGTCCGCCGCGCTAG
- a CDS encoding FKBP-type peptidyl-prolyl cis-trans isomerase yields MRRPTAVLPAVSCAVALLAVSGCGVDSHIFKPWWMRDAAAEQLPAVSGDFGEQPELEWDSEDPPPEETLSLTAIEGEEGDGIEAGDVIVTNVASWAWTGPGEHMEETSTYESETPMVLELIPEDQETNDCLGDATVGSRVVCAFPPPEQDPMMAQGGPMPASVVVFDIEGHYPSGSTVDAEQTNDAGGDLPTVTETDDAGPEISIPDADAPEDLEVEVLAEGDGPEVEAEQQLVLQYTGVMWNNGEVFDSTWDPEGRDGAPIAQFQIGVGAVIEGWDEGLVGQRVGSRVLLVIPPDMAYGDEDEVDDPEAPSGPLVFVVDILDAVDPQPTPEPEPGMEGMEGMEDLNLEDLEGMEEAPEDSEEE; encoded by the coding sequence ATGCGTCGACCGACGGCTGTCCTGCCCGCGGTCTCCTGTGCCGTGGCCCTGCTCGCGGTGTCCGGCTGTGGAGTCGACTCGCACATCTTCAAGCCGTGGTGGATGCGTGACGCCGCGGCCGAACAACTCCCCGCGGTGTCGGGGGACTTCGGCGAACAGCCGGAACTGGAGTGGGACTCCGAGGACCCCCCGCCGGAGGAGACCCTGTCCCTCACGGCCATCGAAGGTGAGGAAGGCGACGGCATCGAGGCCGGCGACGTCATCGTCACCAACGTCGCGAGCTGGGCCTGGACCGGGCCTGGGGAGCACATGGAGGAAACCTCCACCTACGAGTCCGAGACGCCCATGGTGCTCGAGCTCATCCCCGAGGACCAGGAGACAAACGACTGTCTGGGCGACGCCACCGTCGGCAGCCGCGTGGTGTGCGCCTTCCCCCCACCGGAGCAGGACCCGATGATGGCGCAGGGCGGCCCCATGCCCGCCTCCGTCGTCGTCTTCGACATCGAGGGCCACTACCCCTCGGGCTCCACGGTTGACGCCGAGCAGACCAACGACGCCGGCGGTGACCTGCCCACGGTCACCGAGACCGACGACGCCGGGCCCGAGATCTCGATCCCCGACGCCGACGCACCCGAGGACCTCGAGGTCGAGGTGCTCGCCGAGGGCGACGGTCCCGAGGTGGAGGCCGAACAGCAACTGGTCCTGCAGTACACCGGCGTCATGTGGAACAACGGTGAGGTCTTCGACTCCACCTGGGACCCCGAGGGCCGCGACGGCGCCCCCATCGCGCAGTTCCAGATCGGGGTCGGCGCCGTGATCGAGGGATGGGACGAGGGTCTGGTCGGCCAGCGGGTCGGCAGCCGCGTGCTGCTCGTGATTCCCCCCGACATGGCCTACGGAGACGAGGACGAGGTCGACGACCCGGAGGCCCCCTCGGGGCCGCTCGTCTTCGTCGTGGACATCCTCGACGCCGTGGACCCCCAGCCCACCCCCGAGCCCGAGCCCGGCATGGAAGGCATGGAGGGCATGGAGGACCTCAACCTCGAGGACCTCGAAGGCATGGAGGAAGCCCCGGAGGACTCCGAAGAGGAGTGA
- the prcB gene encoding proteasome subunit beta: MPRPFNRATSSIVDYLRSHHPDTLPFQGQVPGGVDPTDVTPRATTVLAMVYADGVLLAGDRRATAGNVIASRKVDKLYRTDEFSAIAFAGSAAFGAELAKLYRVQLEHYEKMEGHALSLEGKANQLSAMIRGNLGMAMQGFPVVPLLVGFDENRGIGRIYSFDIGGDRNEEDRYYCVGSGSLFASGALKKMYRPSMPQQETVLAAVQALYDAADEDTATGGPDLGRRIFPLIEIITEEGHQRLSEEDVAAVARQVVAERSQEPDGPTLDLG, translated from the coding sequence CTGCCCAGACCGTTCAACCGTGCGACGTCGTCGATCGTGGACTACCTGCGATCCCACCATCCGGACACGCTGCCGTTCCAGGGGCAGGTTCCCGGAGGTGTCGATCCGACCGACGTGACGCCACGGGCCACGACCGTGCTCGCGATGGTGTACGCCGACGGCGTGCTGCTGGCCGGGGACCGACGGGCCACCGCCGGCAACGTCATCGCGAGTCGCAAGGTCGACAAGCTCTACCGCACTGACGAGTTCTCCGCCATCGCCTTCGCCGGGTCGGCGGCCTTCGGCGCGGAGCTGGCCAAGCTGTACCGGGTGCAGCTCGAGCACTACGAGAAGATGGAGGGGCACGCGCTGTCGCTGGAGGGCAAGGCCAACCAGCTCTCGGCCATGATCCGCGGCAACCTCGGCATGGCGATGCAGGGGTTCCCCGTCGTCCCGTTGCTGGTGGGGTTCGACGAGAACCGGGGGATCGGCCGGATCTACAGTTTCGACATCGGTGGCGACCGCAACGAGGAGGATCGCTACTACTGCGTCGGATCGGGGTCCCTCTTCGCCAGCGGCGCGCTGAAGAAGATGTACCGCCCGAGCATGCCCCAGCAGGAGACCGTCCTGGCGGCGGTCCAGGCACTGTACGACGCCGCCGACGAGGACACCGCGACCGGTGGACCCGACCTCGGCCGCCGGATCTTCCCGCTGATCGAGATCATCACGGAGGAGGGGCACCAGCGTCTGTCCGAGGAGGACGTCGCGGCGGTCGCGCGTCAGGTCGTGGCCGAGCGTTCCCAGGAGCCCGACGGACCGACGCTGGATCTCGGGTAG
- a CDS encoding DUF397 domain-containing protein — translation MSEGIRDLPPEAQGNEKWHDTTDAVWKRSSLSSEDSDAIVEVAKFDDGFRAVRDGKNPEKGILFFTPAEWEAFVLGAKDGEFDIPEEYLTEEEAAIQRGERP, via the coding sequence GTGAGTGAGGGAATCCGCGACCTCCCACCGGAGGCGCAGGGAAACGAGAAGTGGCACGACACCACCGACGCGGTCTGGAAGCGCTCCTCGTTGTCGTCGGAGGACTCCGACGCCATCGTCGAGGTCGCGAAGTTCGACGACGGATTCCGGGCGGTACGCGACGGGAAGAACCCCGAGAAGGGAATCCTGTTCTTCACCCCGGCCGAATGGGAGGCGTTCGTCCTCGGGGCGAAGGACGGCGAGTTCGACATTCCAGAGGAGTACCTCACGGAGGAAGAGGCGGCCATCCAGCGCGGGGAACGCCCCTGA
- a CDS encoding sirohydrochlorin chelatase — translation MAALARRAGRFVGAATRIGFADVGEPDVGSVAAATDTPLIVVPAFLASGFHVRIDVPRQLRAAGRDDATVTPALDHDPSVADALRLRLREAGHRPGEPVVLAAAGSSRPEARVAALRAAEVLGRRLRTPVEVGYVASATPTVAEAVRRVRAHHGGRVCVASWLLAPGSSIGDSPIAARTWSPHRCVTGANRTSDSRKPWLCGTSWPAPVSRTDPAGSDPTLRARHAGVGNTTPTADRSGRTRANVGAGVRSELTVLRTARSPRRGVGRPSRKGVACPPPSRTWVPCPDRSTVRRRRSWTTCDPTIRTRCRSRGRFPEVSIRPT, via the coding sequence ATGGCGGCTCTGGCACGCCGCGCGGGACGGTTCGTGGGTGCCGCGACGCGGATCGGGTTCGCCGACGTCGGCGAACCGGACGTCGGGAGCGTCGCCGCGGCGACGGACACCCCCCTGATCGTCGTTCCGGCGTTCCTCGCGTCCGGATTCCACGTCCGAATCGATGTCCCGCGGCAGCTTCGCGCGGCGGGACGCGACGACGCGACCGTCACACCGGCCTTGGACCACGACCCGTCGGTCGCAGACGCGCTGCGACTGCGCCTGCGGGAAGCCGGCCATCGTCCGGGCGAGCCGGTGGTTCTCGCGGCCGCCGGATCCTCACGTCCCGAGGCACGGGTCGCCGCGCTGCGGGCCGCCGAGGTTCTCGGCCGTCGGCTTCGGACCCCTGTCGAGGTGGGGTACGTCGCCAGTGCGACCCCGACCGTCGCGGAGGCCGTCCGGCGCGTACGCGCCCACCATGGCGGGCGCGTCTGTGTGGCGTCCTGGTTGCTGGCCCCGGGCTCTTCCATCGGCGACTCGCCGATAGCGGCGCGGACGTGGTCACCGCACCGCTGTGTGACGGGGGCGAATCGGACTTCGGACTCGCGAAAGCCGTGGCTCTGCGGTACCTCATGGCCCGCGCCCGTATCGAGGACGGACCCGGCGGGCTCCGATCCCACGCTTCGGGCACGGCACGCGGGGGTTGGGAACACTACGCCGACGGCTGACAGGTCCGGACGTACGCGCGCGAACGTCGGCGCCGGAGTAAGGTCGGAACTGACCGTTCTCCGCACGGCCCGCTCGCCCAGACGGGGGGTCGGCCGGCCGTCAAGGAAGGGAGTCGCGTGTCCGCCTCCTTCGAGGACCTGGGTCCCCTGCCCAGACCGTTCAACCGTGCGACGTCGTCGATCGTGGACTACCTGCGATCCCACCATCCGGACACGCTGCCGTTCCAGGGGCAGGTTCCCGGAGGTGTCGATCCGACCGACGTGA
- a CDS encoding helix-turn-helix transcriptional regulator has translation MAEEKTRRQLNLVICLLSARRYLSAREIRATVQGYERASTDAAFKRMFERDKDELRRSGIPLAVGEVDVWGDETGYRIERSEYELEPLRLLPDEAAVLGLAARAWRFAVLGDAAAEAVLKLRAAGIPTNSAVGHSVVPVVATGESAFPAVWEALRDRRAITFGYRPLERAVARRRLEPWGVVNRFGHWYVAGHDRDRQAPRVFRLSRMVGDVEVDRKGGAVDVPTHADVASLVRLEHDRASVRVATVYVRKDTAYELRRAAETVIPAAAGWDEIHLPFTDPEDLVDLLAGFATNAVVTSPTCVRDGVVHRLRATAEAEGTPEPGIVPEQTSGRTVTTSRGDVGAGSNEQLRRLLSLVPVALGTGGISVEEVADLFGLSQKRVLADLSLLWTCGLPGYLPGDLIEVDMDAARSTGEIIIGNADTLAAPLRLTSDEAVTVLVGIRLLGELPGAADSEALARTAEKLREAAGDSVRRLADRVDVRVDIDDVTRRRQRVAEAALHNGRRIHLRYHSYYRDDVSERDVDPVRLVLVEGRPYLEGWCHTAEDMRMFRLDRILEIAELDVAARPPARCGPRELAHGALRRSASDTLILVDLAPDARWVTEEYVCENVTELPEGWVRATLRTPDPDWARRVLLGLGDRVRVRAPADFAESLRAEARGALREYTRVAARSAGEREETATAAHD, from the coding sequence ATGGCTGAGGAGAAGACACGCAGGCAGCTCAATCTGGTGATCTGCCTGCTGTCCGCCCGCCGGTACCTGTCCGCGCGCGAGATCCGCGCCACCGTGCAGGGCTACGAGCGCGCCAGCACCGACGCCGCGTTCAAGCGGATGTTCGAACGGGACAAGGACGAACTGCGCCGCAGCGGCATCCCCCTCGCGGTGGGCGAGGTCGATGTCTGGGGCGACGAGACCGGTTACCGGATCGAGCGCTCGGAGTACGAACTGGAGCCGCTGCGGCTCCTGCCGGACGAGGCCGCCGTGCTCGGACTCGCCGCGCGGGCGTGGCGGTTCGCGGTCCTCGGCGACGCCGCGGCGGAGGCCGTCCTGAAGCTGCGGGCGGCCGGGATCCCCACGAACAGCGCGGTGGGGCATTCGGTCGTGCCGGTGGTCGCCACCGGCGAGTCCGCGTTCCCGGCCGTCTGGGAGGCGTTGCGCGACCGGCGCGCGATCACGTTCGGCTACCGGCCCCTGGAACGCGCCGTCGCGCGCCGTCGCCTGGAGCCCTGGGGCGTCGTCAACCGCTTCGGCCACTGGTATGTGGCCGGACACGACAGGGACCGTCAGGCACCCCGCGTCTTCCGGCTGAGCCGCATGGTGGGCGACGTCGAAGTGGACCGTAAGGGCGGCGCCGTGGACGTTCCCACGCACGCCGACGTGGCGTCCCTGGTCCGTCTCGAGCACGACCGCGCGAGCGTTCGGGTGGCCACGGTCTACGTCCGTAAGGACACCGCCTACGAACTGCGTCGGGCCGCCGAGACCGTGATTCCCGCGGCCGCGGGCTGGGACGAGATCCACCTGCCCTTCACCGACCCCGAGGACCTGGTCGACCTTCTGGCGGGGTTCGCTACGAACGCCGTGGTGACCAGCCCGACCTGCGTTCGTGACGGGGTGGTCCACCGTCTGCGCGCCACGGCGGAGGCCGAGGGCACGCCAGAACCGGGGATCGTCCCGGAACAGACATCCGGACGCACCGTCACGACCTCACGCGGGGACGTCGGAGCCGGCAGCAACGAACAGTTGCGGCGCCTGCTGTCCCTGGTGCCCGTCGCGTTGGGCACTGGCGGGATCTCCGTCGAGGAGGTCGCCGACCTGTTCGGCCTGTCCCAGAAACGTGTCCTCGCCGACCTCAGCCTGCTGTGGACCTGCGGTCTTCCGGGCTACCTTCCCGGCGACCTGATCGAGGTCGACATGGACGCCGCGCGCAGCACGGGCGAGATCATCATTGGCAACGCCGACACGCTCGCCGCACCGCTGCGGCTCACCTCCGACGAGGCGGTCACCGTCCTCGTGGGGATCAGACTGCTCGGCGAACTCCCCGGGGCGGCCGACTCCGAGGCCCTGGCACGTACCGCGGAGAAACTGCGGGAGGCCGCCGGCGACTCCGTGCGGCGACTGGCCGACCGGGTCGACGTCCGGGTGGACATCGACGACGTCACGCGTCGGCGCCAACGCGTCGCGGAGGCCGCGCTGCACAACGGACGCCGGATCCACCTGCGCTACCACTCCTACTACCGAGACGACGTCAGCGAACGCGACGTCGACCCGGTGCGCCTGGTCCTGGTCGAGGGGCGCCCCTATCTGGAGGGCTGGTGCCACACGGCCGAGGACATGCGGATGTTCCGGCTGGACCGGATCCTCGAGATCGCGGAGTTGGACGTCGCCGCGCGTCCCCCCGCCCGCTGTGGGCCGCGCGAGCTCGCGCACGGGGCGCTGCGGCGCAGCGCCAGCGACACCCTGATCCTCGTGGACCTCGCGCCCGACGCGCGTTGGGTCACCGAGGAGTACGTCTGCGAGAACGTCACCGAACTTCCCGAGGGGTGGGTCCGCGCGACCCTGCGCACACCGGACCCGGACTGGGCGCGGCGGGTGTTGCTGGGGTTGGGCGACCGTGTCCGGGTGCGCGCGCCGGCGGACTTCGCGGAGTCGCTGCGCGCCGAGGCCCGCGGCGCGCTGCGGGAGTACACGCGGGTCGCGGCCCGGAGCGCGGGGGAGCGCGAGGAGACCGCGACCGCCGCGCACGACTAG
- the pafA gene encoding Pup--protein ligase, with the protein MERRIFGLENEYGVTCTFRGQRRLSPDEVARYLFRRVVSWGRSSNVFLRNGARLYLDVGSHPEYATPECDSITDLVAHDKAGERILEGLLVDAEQRLHEEGIAGEIYLFKNNTDSAGNSYGCHENYLVGRHGEFGRLADVLIPFLVSRQIITGAGKVLQTPRGALFCVSQRAEHIWEGVSSATTRSRPIINTRDEPHADAERFRRLHVIVGDSNMSEATTLLKLASTDLVLRMVESGTVMRDLTLENPIRAIREISHDMTGRRKVRLANGREASALEIQREYLDKVMSHVDRHGTDAVGRRAVDLWQRTLDAVETGELDSVSREIDWVAKYQLIERYRAKHALALSSPRVAQLDLAYHDIHRDRGLFYLLQNRGLMERAASDVRIFEAKSVPPQTTRARLRGEFIRRAQERRRDFTVDWVHLKLNDQAQRTVLCKDPFKAVDERVEKLIAGM; encoded by the coding sequence GTGGAGCGTCGCATATTTGGCCTAGAGAACGAGTACGGCGTCACGTGTACGTTTCGGGGGCAGCGACGCCTGTCACCGGACGAGGTGGCGCGCTACCTGTTCCGCCGAGTGGTCTCGTGGGGACGCAGCAGTAACGTGTTCCTGCGCAACGGTGCTCGTCTCTATCTGGACGTGGGCAGTCACCCCGAGTACGCCACACCGGAGTGCGACAGCATCACCGACCTCGTCGCGCACGACAAGGCCGGTGAACGGATCCTCGAGGGGTTGCTGGTCGACGCCGAGCAGCGCCTGCACGAGGAGGGCATCGCCGGCGAGATCTACCTCTTCAAGAACAACACCGACTCCGCGGGCAACTCCTACGGATGTCACGAGAACTATCTGGTGGGGCGGCACGGCGAGTTCGGCCGCCTCGCCGATGTTCTCATCCCCTTCCTGGTGAGCCGGCAGATCATCACTGGTGCCGGCAAGGTGCTGCAGACACCCCGGGGCGCACTGTTCTGTGTGAGCCAGCGGGCCGAGCACATCTGGGAGGGGGTGTCCTCGGCCACCACTCGTTCGCGGCCGATCATCAACACCCGCGACGAACCACACGCCGACGCCGAACGGTTCCGGCGGCTGCACGTCATCGTGGGCGACTCCAACATGAGCGAGGCCACGACCCTGCTCAAGCTGGCCTCCACCGATCTCGTGCTGCGTATGGTGGAGTCGGGCACGGTGATGCGCGACCTCACGCTGGAGAACCCGATCCGCGCGATCCGGGAGATCAGCCACGACATGACGGGGCGCCGCAAGGTTCGTCTCGCCAACGGTCGAGAGGCCAGCGCGTTGGAGATCCAGCGCGAGTACCTGGACAAGGTCATGTCCCATGTCGATCGGCACGGCACGGACGCGGTCGGGCGCCGCGCCGTGGACCTCTGGCAGCGGACGTTGGACGCGGTGGAGACCGGAGAACTGGACTCGGTCTCCCGGGAGATCGACTGGGTCGCCAAGTACCAACTGATCGAACGCTATCGGGCCAAGCACGCCCTCGCGCTGTCCTCCCCGCGGGTCGCCCAGCTCGACCTGGCCTACCACGACATCCACCGCGACCGGGGACTGTTCTACCTGCTGCAGAACCGGGGGCTCATGGAGCGGGCCGCCAGTGACGTGCGCATCTTCGAGGCCAAGTCGGTCCCGCCCCAGACCACCCGGGCGCGACTGCGCGGGGAGTTCATCCGTCGGGCACAGGAGCGCCGTCGGGACTTCACCGTGGACTGGGTGCACCTCAAGCTCAACGACCAGGCTCAGCGCACGGTACTGTGCAAGGATCCGTTCAAGGCGGTCGACGAGCGGGTGGAGAAACTCATCGCCGGTATGTGA
- a CDS encoding winged helix-turn-helix domain-containing protein yields the protein MDAVTFTSAPAAAGLLNRANEIGVAESLVRRLRTGRPYACCVGPVTAGPLQAQSIPTSWPERGRIGAMVRHLADELPRRTPTVKAAGHELTIQARAVRVDDTVHRLTPRLVRLLGALADRPGQVCDRVELLDALDGESAPHAVETAVARLRVALGDPGIVETVVKRGYRLAVEPPDARSRS from the coding sequence GTGGACGCCGTCACCTTCACCAGCGCCCCGGCGGCCGCCGGACTCCTGAACCGCGCCAACGAGATCGGTGTGGCGGAGTCTTTGGTCCGGCGCCTGCGAACCGGCCGCCCGTACGCCTGTTGCGTCGGCCCGGTCACCGCCGGCCCCCTCCAAGCCCAGAGCATCCCGACGAGCTGGCCGGAGCGGGGACGCATCGGCGCCATGGTCCGCCATCTCGCCGACGAGCTGCCACGGCGCACTCCAACGGTCAAGGCCGCCGGCCACGAACTCACGATCCAGGCCCGTGCCGTCCGCGTCGACGACACGGTCCACCGGCTCACGCCCCGGCTGGTTCGCCTGCTGGGCGCGCTCGCCGACCGTCCCGGGCAGGTGTGTGACCGCGTCGAACTCCTCGACGCGCTCGACGGCGAAAGCGCCCCCCACGCCGTCGAGACCGCCGTCGCCCGCCTCCGCGTCGCCCTGGGGGACCCAGGCATCGTCGAGACCGTGGTCAAGCGCGGCTACCGACTCGCGGTCGAACCGCCGGACGCGCGGTCACGATCATGA
- the tatA gene encoding Sec-independent protein translocase subunit TatA yields MGLDARSLLILALIAILLFGAKKLPDLARSLGRSMRILKSETKGLDDETTPETGTRATPPGSASAQGRPADHAREEPDYPELPARYHVVEENEETGWHQQGR; encoded by the coding sequence ATGGGCCTAGATGCGCGATCGCTTCTCATCCTGGCGTTAATCGCAATCCTGCTGTTCGGTGCGAAGAAGCTCCCCGACCTGGCACGGTCCCTGGGGCGCAGCATGCGCATCCTGAAGTCGGAGACCAAGGGTCTCGACGACGAGACGACGCCGGAGACCGGGACGCGCGCCACACCACCAGGCTCGGCGTCCGCCCAGGGCCGCCCCGCCGACCACGCGCGTGAGGAGCCCGACTATCCAGAGCTTCCCGCCCGCTACCACGTGGTGGAGGAGAACGAGGAGACGGGCTGGCACCAGCAGGGCCGCTAG